In Dyadobacter sp. NIV53, a single window of DNA contains:
- a CDS encoding AraC family transcriptional regulator — MLQNHSGMVKLGKFGSLGDFSISYIGSMVRVTEHYHNCYKVVVSLDQNFDCLIDGQILYGLRGLIVNETIPHTFFAPDSNVLVNFIKTDSLYGCQLRMLLADKAYLNIGSILDPGQLTQVLPFNYAELPNEVLLPHVQVFLDSIFYVQEQLNTRAADERIRLALWFIDGNLHDTLVLKAVAVCINLSAGRTRHLFAQELGMPFSQYVLWKRIQKTIAVAIAEESKLTDVCLRFGFTDQSHFNHTFKRIFGLTPRNMIRNHRVLL, encoded by the coding sequence ATGTTACAAAATCATTCGGGTATGGTAAAGTTAGGCAAATTTGGGAGCTTGGGCGACTTCAGTATTTCTTACATTGGAAGCATGGTCCGCGTGACCGAACATTATCATAATTGCTACAAGGTTGTTGTGAGCCTGGACCAGAATTTTGATTGTTTGATCGACGGGCAAATATTATACGGCCTCCGTGGACTGATCGTTAATGAAACAATTCCGCATACTTTCTTTGCACCTGACTCCAATGTGCTTGTAAATTTTATAAAGACAGACAGCCTGTACGGGTGCCAGTTGCGAATGTTACTGGCTGACAAAGCGTACCTGAACATTGGTTCAATACTTGATCCGGGACAATTGACCCAGGTATTACCATTTAATTATGCAGAATTACCCAATGAAGTATTGTTACCTCACGTGCAGGTGTTTTTAGATTCTATTTTTTATGTTCAGGAACAATTAAACACACGTGCAGCTGATGAACGCATACGTCTGGCACTATGGTTTATAGATGGTAACCTGCACGATACACTGGTACTGAAAGCGGTTGCCGTTTGTATCAACTTATCTGCTGGGCGTACGAGGCACCTTTTTGCACAGGAATTAGGCATGCCTTTTTCACAATATGTGCTTTGGAAGAGGATTCAAAAAACCATAGCAGTAGCCATTGCGGAGGAGAGCAAGCTTACAGATGTTTGTCTTCGTTTTGGCTTTACAGACCAATCCCATTTTAACCATACTTTCAAACGGATTTTCGGGCTTACACCACGGAATATGATTCGTAATCACCGTGTGTTATTGTAG
- a CDS encoding IS3 family transposase yields MVSEMIKNARLSSSGRKLLTSQQKAYLVEEWDLSGLSCPEFCRRHGLISSQLYKWRKDAKSGAVMSIKNDGQLHSKTELEVLRRENDELKRALGEATLDIKVLKKAGDGSTTKPAVESLSREFGLSINRIIKILGVAKSSIYYQARPYPKRKKIVKKYLSDAAKANIRSISSMKSTYGTPRVRAILQRDYGVTLSKYMVHRFMKEEGLLLKRFRTRGNSRIHTGKIAVVKSNTRWASDITSIKCWNGQKLRLAFVIDCCDRSIISWKAGTHIQGCDIELLVQNALFERFGESLPPKGQLQLLHDNGPEYIEKNLRKSLKQWNIEDCNTPTYSPQSNGMCEALNGTFKRDYVFENCLDNPTVVMSQIQKWVDEYNNFAPHSALKMKTPKEYFNFQIAA; encoded by the coding sequence ATGGTATCAGAGATGATTAAGAATGCACGCCTAAGTTCATCAGGAAGAAAATTGCTTACCTCGCAACAAAAGGCTTACTTAGTGGAAGAATGGGATTTATCTGGCTTGTCTTGTCCCGAGTTTTGTCGTCGACACGGTCTAATATCAAGCCAGCTATATAAATGGCGTAAGGATGCAAAATCAGGAGCAGTTATGAGTATAAAAAATGATGGCCAGCTACACTCTAAAACGGAGTTAGAGGTCTTGCGAAGAGAAAATGATGAACTTAAGAGGGCTCTGGGAGAGGCCACACTTGATATTAAGGTTCTAAAAAAAGCTGGAGATGGATCAACTACGAAACCGGCAGTTGAATCGCTATCCAGGGAATTCGGATTAAGTATCAACCGAATCATCAAAATATTGGGAGTTGCCAAATCTAGCATCTATTACCAAGCCAGGCCTTATCCCAAGAGAAAGAAAATTGTAAAAAAATACCTGTCAGATGCGGCTAAGGCTAATATTCGATCAATATCAAGCATGAAGTCAACCTATGGAACACCTCGTGTGCGAGCTATTTTACAAAGGGATTATGGTGTTACATTATCCAAATATATGGTTCACCGCTTTATGAAAGAGGAAGGTTTACTATTAAAACGATTTCGAACCAGAGGAAATAGTAGGATTCATACTGGAAAAATAGCCGTTGTTAAATCCAATACAAGATGGGCTAGCGACATAACGTCTATTAAGTGTTGGAATGGTCAAAAACTTCGACTGGCCTTTGTGATCGACTGTTGTGACAGATCAATTATTAGCTGGAAAGCAGGCACGCATATTCAAGGATGTGATATCGAATTATTAGTACAGAATGCCCTATTTGAAAGATTCGGTGAAAGTTTACCGCCAAAAGGGCAGCTTCAACTACTACATGATAACGGACCTGAATACATAGAGAAAAATCTAAGAAAAAGTCTTAAACAATGGAATATTGAAGATTGTAATACACCGACATATTCACCACAATCAAATGGCATGTGTGAGGCACTGAATGGCACTTTTAAAAGAGATTACGTCTTTGAAAATTGTCTCGATAATCCAACAGTTGTGATGTCACAAATACAAAAATGGGTAGATGAATATAATAATTTTGCTCCTCATTCAGCTTTAAAAATGAAAACACCAAAAGAATATTTTAACTTTCAAATCGCTGCGTAA
- a CDS encoding helix-turn-helix transcriptional regulator: protein MELEDLSNYINLSPERIRHLFVEQMHIPFTQYVLWKRIRKTIQLVIREESTINEACHRFGFTDQPHFNRSFKRIFGLTPLVVIRNCRVLL from the coding sequence TTGGAACTGGAAGATCTGAGCAATTATATCAATTTGTCGCCTGAGCGTATCCGTCATCTTTTTGTGGAGCAAATGCACATTCCGTTCACGCAGTATGTACTTTGGAAACGCATAAGGAAAACAATACAGCTTGTGATCAGGGAAGAAAGCACCATAAATGAAGCGTGCCATCGATTTGGTTTTACTGATCAGCCTCATTTTAACAGATCCTTTAAACGTATTTTTGGTTTAACACCATTGGTCGTTATCCGAAACTGCCGTGTACTTCTGTAA
- a CDS encoding C40 family peptidase — MHLLTRRSILFITFVLTISVINPTNAQSKNATKSSADTLNHIESLVSFATKHLHIPYRSGGTSKRGFDCSGFVRYCFDKWNVTLPHSSAAQAEKGTTVSLDKAKPGDLIFFKGNSVKTATVGHVGIITEVTPSYVRFIHSAWKGGIRYDMLNADYYKKRFVAVKRLID; from the coding sequence ATGCATTTATTGACCAGACGTTCTATTCTGTTTATCACATTTGTATTAACAATTTCAGTTATAAACCCTACGAACGCCCAGTCTAAAAATGCTACAAAATCATCTGCTGATACACTCAATCACATAGAATCACTGGTTTCATTCGCTACCAAACATTTACACATTCCATACCGCTCCGGCGGAACTTCAAAAAGGGGGTTTGATTGCTCCGGTTTTGTAAGATATTGTTTTGATAAATGGAATGTTACTTTACCTCATTCGAGTGCTGCACAGGCTGAAAAGGGAACCACAGTTTCGCTGGACAAAGCAAAACCCGGTGACCTGATTTTCTTCAAAGGAAATAGTGTAAAAACCGCAACCGTTGGCCATGTCGGGATTATTACGGAAGTAACACCATCTTACGTCCGGTTTATACATTCGGCCTGGAAAGGCGGGATCCGGTATGATATGCTCAATGCGGATTATTACAAAAAACGCTTTGTTGCGGTTAAGAGGTTAATTGACTAA
- a CDS encoding heparinase II/III family protein, which produces MFAQVKDYRRNLLTGTCSQEDLSRYLATLKQFNLYPAYDDRKTWESLSAEVIKTNVTQGDSALNYSWIEIADSLQRGYKLSGNRVDFETLYFKRRTTLNQLLQAELITGNGKYFNSIILGVETILNEKGWNIPAHEKIEVDLFVGETSNLLAEVYYLLGNNLEKKSKGIKVKIRSAIQQRFLIPVMNKDFSWMGKQPNQKLNNWTPWIISNWISSALLVENNELVQVNSIYKAMGYLDNFLNRYPPDGGCDEGPDYWFRNGGSLFTSLDLLYKASGGKISVYDNLLIKGIGAYIYKAYISGSYFMNFGDAHPKPNPNVDIIYRFGKSIMDSTMVNFGAYLAKNRHYRGYGGGINGIFSYDEALKIKGKAPYQASFWLPDIEIFSARSSPGSNKGFYLAGKGGNNGENHNHNDVGNYIVFYNGMPFIIDAGVETYTKATFQKQSRYTIWTMQSGYHTLPTINDTPQGSRTEIQIN; this is translated from the coding sequence GTGTTCGCACAGGTAAAGGACTATCGCCGGAATTTGCTAACCGGCACGTGCAGCCAGGAAGATTTAAGTAGATATCTGGCCACCCTCAAACAATTTAATCTTTATCCTGCTTATGACGATCGCAAAACATGGGAATCGTTGTCGGCCGAGGTAATTAAAACCAATGTAACACAGGGTGATTCAGCGCTAAATTATTCATGGATAGAAATAGCTGATTCTCTACAACGTGGGTATAAATTATCCGGCAACAGAGTGGATTTTGAAACCTTATATTTCAAAAGACGAACAACACTGAATCAATTGTTACAAGCCGAGTTGATTACAGGTAATGGGAAATATTTCAATAGTATTATCCTGGGGGTAGAAACAATTTTGAATGAAAAGGGTTGGAATATTCCTGCTCATGAAAAAATAGAGGTCGATTTATTTGTAGGTGAAACATCTAATTTACTTGCAGAGGTTTATTATTTGCTTGGTAACAATCTTGAAAAAAAGAGCAAGGGTATCAAAGTTAAAATCCGAAGCGCGATTCAGCAGAGATTTCTTATTCCAGTAATGAATAAAGATTTTTCGTGGATGGGTAAGCAGCCAAATCAAAAGCTAAACAACTGGACACCGTGGATTATTTCAAACTGGATTTCCTCTGCGTTGCTTGTGGAGAATAATGAACTTGTCCAGGTAAATTCTATTTACAAGGCAATGGGTTATCTTGATAATTTTCTTAACAGGTATCCACCCGATGGGGGATGTGACGAGGGTCCGGATTACTGGTTTAGAAATGGGGGGTCTTTATTTACCTCACTGGATCTGCTGTATAAAGCAAGTGGAGGGAAAATCAGCGTATACGATAATCTGCTGATCAAAGGAATAGGGGCTTACATATATAAAGCCTATATCTCAGGCAGTTATTTTATGAATTTTGGAGATGCACATCCGAAACCAAATCCAAATGTTGACATCATTTACAGATTCGGGAAAAGTATAATGGACTCGACGATGGTGAATTTTGGCGCTTATCTCGCTAAAAACCGGCATTACAGAGGATACGGAGGCGGTATTAACGGTATATTTTCTTATGACGAAGCATTAAAGATTAAAGGGAAAGCTCCATACCAGGCTTCGTTCTGGCTTCCCGATATTGAGATATTTTCAGCAAGATCGTCCCCGGGTAGTAACAAAGGATTTTACCTGGCGGGTAAAGGCGGAAATAACGGCGAAAATCACAACCACAATGATGTGGGTAATTATATTGTCTTCTACAACGGAATGCCGTTTATCATTGATGCCGGAGTAGAGACTTACACAAAAGCTACTTTTCAGAAACAAAGCAGATACACGATCTGGACAATGCAGTCCGGGTACCATACACTGCCTACGATTAACGATACACCGCAAGGAAGCAGGACAGAAATACAAATCAACTAA
- a CDS encoding AraC family transcriptional regulator, translating to MKLYIKNMVSLQSILMVEEELNRLELDHLQVMSGEVELTGDISKPAIDLFKDFLNKNELELIEDKKNQLIEKIKNSIIEMVRDTDKPLKINFSNYLSGRLMYDYTYMANLFSRIQGITIEHYIIQHKIERVKELLANSQLTVKEISSKLHYSSVAHLSNQFKKVTGFTLKHFKQLGNKQLLLL from the coding sequence ATGAAGTTATACATTAAGAATATGGTAAGCTTGCAAAGCATACTAATGGTAGAAGAAGAGCTTAACAGACTTGAATTAGATCATTTGCAGGTAATGTCGGGTGAAGTAGAACTGACAGGAGATATTTCAAAACCGGCGATTGATCTGTTTAAAGATTTTTTGAATAAAAATGAGCTTGAACTAATAGAAGACAAAAAAAATCAGCTCATAGAAAAAATTAAGAACAGTATTATAGAAATGGTTCGAGATACAGACAAGCCGTTAAAAATTAATTTCTCGAATTATCTTAGCGGCCGGCTTATGTATGACTATACCTACATGGCCAATCTGTTCTCCAGAATTCAGGGAATAACCATTGAACATTATATTATTCAGCATAAGATTGAACGTGTTAAAGAATTACTGGCCAACAGTCAGCTCACGGTCAAAGAAATTTCTTCCAAACTGCATTACAGCAGTGTTGCCCATTTGTCCAATCAATTTAAGAAGGTAACTGGTTTTACACTAAAACATTTTAAACAGTTGGGAAACAAGCAATTGCTTTTGCTTTAA
- a CDS encoding sorbosone dehydrogenase family protein, translated as MGNIIQNNAHIFRWLVVFISYVIFVNPVYSQPTLTLQPVITQNLTSPMQVLHAGDGSKRIFVVERAGTIKVFGGASYNLLGTFLDLHTKVGTLSEGGLLSVAFHPDYGKAGDPNAGVLFVYYTNLATPFGNLVLEKYTVANPSGNVATVSGTQVILTIPHSSQGNHNGGEMHFGNDGLLYLSVGDGGGAGDPNRNAQKTGPATTGDLTYLLGKMLRLDVNNPSSGRNYSIPAQNPFANEIFDYGLRNPFRWSFDKQTGDMWIGDVGQNNWEEIDFRAASASGGVNYGWNCFEGPATYSGNAGCGTVTNYSPAYYYDGQSVIGGVVYRGSRYIDMMGYYVGADFYTGNMHLIKRNNTNTEWITTVQSGTLPGSVANISDIGENEDGELYAVSLTANSVYHIQSSGPLPVKLVSFDGIKTTEGTKLFWETSSEENFREFEVEYSTTMNNFISAGIVPAHNFTNGSKYQFTHTGSFLDNVYYRLKMTDADGSFDYSRIIVVNNEEAVSGIFVKPSLVNSGSINLIIEGNYQSLEVIGTNGILLSKQDISGKSGSLNIPVNAAPSGYLSCQADQQ; from the coding sequence ATGGGAAATATTATCCAAAATAATGCTCACATCTTCCGGTGGTTGGTGGTGTTCATAAGTTATGTAATATTCGTTAATCCGGTTTATTCTCAGCCGACACTCACATTACAACCCGTTATCACGCAAAACCTGACATCTCCTATGCAGGTATTGCATGCCGGTGATGGTTCTAAGCGGATTTTTGTAGTAGAAAGAGCGGGAACCATAAAAGTTTTTGGTGGAGCCAGCTATAATCTTCTCGGAACATTTCTGGATTTACACACAAAGGTCGGGACGTTAAGTGAAGGCGGATTATTAAGTGTAGCTTTTCATCCTGATTATGGAAAAGCGGGTGACCCAAACGCAGGTGTTCTGTTTGTTTATTACACAAACCTGGCAACCCCTTTTGGCAACCTTGTTTTGGAAAAATACACCGTCGCTAATCCCTCAGGTAACGTTGCAACGGTTTCGGGTACACAAGTAATTCTTACAATACCGCATTCATCCCAGGGAAACCATAATGGAGGAGAAATGCATTTTGGTAATGACGGGCTTTTATATTTATCAGTTGGGGATGGCGGCGGTGCGGGAGACCCCAACAGGAATGCACAAAAAACGGGTCCGGCAACCACAGGAGACCTGACCTATTTATTGGGTAAAATGCTGCGCCTTGATGTAAACAATCCATCATCCGGGCGTAATTATTCTATTCCTGCACAAAACCCTTTTGCCAATGAGATATTTGACTACGGCCTGCGTAATCCATTCCGTTGGAGTTTTGATAAGCAAACGGGTGACATGTGGATAGGGGACGTAGGGCAAAATAACTGGGAAGAAATAGATTTCAGGGCAGCAAGTGCAAGTGGCGGTGTAAATTATGGCTGGAATTGTTTTGAAGGTCCTGCCACTTATTCCGGTAATGCTGGCTGTGGTACGGTAACAAATTACAGTCCTGCTTATTATTATGATGGACAGTCTGTAATTGGAGGCGTAGTATACCGGGGTTCAAGATATATTGATATGATGGGTTATTACGTCGGAGCTGATTTTTATACCGGCAACATGCATCTGATCAAACGGAATAATACAAACACAGAATGGATTACAACTGTCCAGTCAGGAACGCTTCCGGGCTCTGTTGCTAATATTTCGGACATTGGTGAGAATGAAGATGGAGAATTGTATGCCGTTTCGCTTACAGCCAATTCAGTTTATCACATACAGTCAAGCGGGCCGTTGCCTGTAAAACTGGTGAGTTTTGATGGCATAAAAACAACTGAAGGCACCAAACTTTTCTGGGAAACGTCTTCCGAAGAAAATTTCAGGGAGTTTGAAGTGGAATACAGTACAACTATGAATAATTTTATCAGTGCAGGAATTGTGCCTGCTCACAATTTTACAAACGGTTCCAAATACCAGTTTACACACACAGGCAGTTTTTTAGATAATGTTTATTACCGTTTAAAAATGACTGATGCTGACGGAAGTTTTGATTATTCCAGAATTATAGTTGTAAATAATGAAGAAGCTGTTTCAGGAATTTTCGTAAAACCTTCTCTCGTTAATTCAGGATCAATAAATTTGATTATCGAAGGTAATTATCAATCTCTTGAAGTGATCGGTACAAACGGTATTTTGCTTAGCAAGCAAGATATTTCAGGGAAGAGTGGTTCTCTTAATATTCCTGTAAATGCTGCACCTTCTGGGTATCTATCTTGTCAGGCTGATCAGCAATGA
- a CDS encoding M4 family metallopeptidase, with translation MKFNLHLTFLLLLSAASCLAQSAIKSEIDAFAAKTGAIPTIDKATGSLSFLRFPKGKALSITGSKPQDKALSFVRVNAGLFSIQADKDSYLVKENKKDNYGLDHVVLQQYYQGVPIYDGLLKFHFNKSIDLAAMNGNFIKVSKLNTVPSVSKEMAADAAIKLVTGQKLGSFKAPLKAFKTTLYVFQKGLAQGYTGAKYLVYEVEVRNDANIREFLYIDAHTKALVEQFTGMHNIDRKLYETSAAPANLKWEEANGNAGAEYTALDVWQKSEVETSGHIYNFMKNAFGFVSYDGADATMITINNNPEIDCPNANWNGVTANYCTGTAADDVVAHEWGHAYTEYTSGLIYAWQSGAINEGYSDIWGETVDQLNNYMDAEESNALRTACGSSARWMVGEETTAFNGALRDMWNPNCKGDPAKVTDAYYHCATTDYGGVHTNSSVLNHAYALLVDGGTYNGQTITGIGLTKAAHIFWHAQSTYMTSTTDFSSLADMLETSLDDLKGLDLEGLSTTTAAGPSGQILTTDDAAQLKKVLLAVELRSETNCNFQPILQPLAAICSGGEAANAIFYEDFENGLGAWTVSNTGSTGTWTPRNWALKTSAPAGRAGKVVYGVDYTGGDCGADLQNGVISFTSPVITIPAGSDGPFNMAFDHYIATEAGYDGGNIRYRINGGTWVLVPVSAFIANGYNVTLQTTANGNNNPLQGQAAYSGSDPGSNISTWGQSRINLSALGLTVGQTIQFRFDMGTDGCGGSDGWYIDDVRVYTCAETSVQFTAATTMVNEGEATITSPAPNECLTYVEKIITVKINKTPSAPVTVTLNTPTGTATQGATADYSITPASFTLQAGTLSRDVTVRIYNDAYVEGNETIVLTYSLNAGAGNAFAADANQEHIITIADDDIIPGVTTLDVLSANFNTGLPAGWNIVGGGSYPATWGVVSFSNVALDPAGTPLLFISSDAAGEVPLDKIVESAPFNSVGMSAINLSFIEYFRIYNGGFAEKGLVDVWDGSAWQNVFTQTQATGTSGTWTAPATRNISIPAEYANAAMKIRFRYIANYDYWWAIDNVKITGNIPKEIQSSVSSTADAQYLGPDATAYFYDPATGSLMVKIENLTAFDYGCTSVEIDRAGTDGTTWFGPYHITNKTFKVTPANTNAAGSYKITLYYKASELSAFKSNVTSMGKSEGGIGAGNVGSTSFAEVQISAAFNTDYAYTATFDSGFSGFGLSDAPPVGSLPVTLVKFEGKHTAEGNLLNWTTTAEVNNDYFTIEKTLNGRNFTEIGRLAGNGNSSVTNNYKFTDTDYLKGVSYYRLKQVDKDGTHAYSRIISIDALNTRDLKFFPNPVQSLLTVELPDPAMKSVHVRVINAAGQEIIVRKNMTIKNGSINLDMDKLPTGIYQVVLSGEKKTYNMSVLKL, from the coding sequence ATGAAGTTCAATTTACATCTTACTTTTCTTCTGCTGTTATCTGCCGCTTCCTGCTTAGCGCAAAGTGCAATAAAGAGTGAAATTGATGCATTTGCAGCAAAAACAGGTGCGATTCCTACTATTGATAAGGCAACCGGCTCACTTAGTTTTCTAAGATTCCCGAAAGGAAAAGCATTAAGTATTACGGGCTCAAAACCTCAGGACAAAGCCCTTTCTTTTGTCAGAGTAAATGCAGGCCTTTTTTCTATTCAGGCTGACAAGGATTCTTACCTGGTAAAAGAAAACAAAAAAGACAATTACGGGCTGGATCATGTGGTTCTTCAGCAATACTATCAGGGAGTTCCTATTTACGACGGGCTTCTGAAGTTCCATTTTAATAAAAGTATTGATCTGGCTGCTATGAACGGTAATTTCATCAAAGTCAGCAAACTGAATACGGTACCCTCCGTTTCAAAAGAAATGGCTGCTGATGCTGCTATCAAACTTGTTACCGGGCAAAAACTGGGAAGTTTCAAGGCTCCCCTGAAAGCTTTTAAAACAACCTTATACGTATTTCAGAAAGGCCTAGCGCAAGGATATACAGGAGCAAAATATCTGGTTTATGAAGTAGAGGTACGCAATGATGCAAACATACGGGAATTTTTGTACATCGACGCACATACGAAAGCGCTTGTAGAACAGTTTACGGGGATGCACAACATTGACCGAAAATTATACGAAACTTCTGCTGCACCAGCTAACCTGAAATGGGAGGAAGCAAATGGCAATGCCGGAGCGGAATATACTGCTCTGGATGTATGGCAGAAATCCGAAGTCGAAACTTCGGGGCATATTTATAATTTCATGAAAAATGCATTTGGTTTTGTTTCTTATGATGGTGCCGATGCTACGATGATCACCATTAATAACAACCCGGAAATAGATTGCCCCAATGCAAACTGGAACGGAGTAACGGCAAACTATTGCACGGGTACTGCTGCTGACGACGTAGTTGCACACGAATGGGGGCATGCCTATACAGAGTATACAAGCGGACTTATCTATGCCTGGCAGTCAGGTGCTATTAATGAAGGCTATTCGGATATATGGGGTGAAACCGTGGATCAGCTGAATAATTACATGGATGCCGAGGAAAGCAATGCATTAAGGACTGCTTGTGGAAGTTCGGCACGCTGGATGGTGGGAGAAGAAACAACGGCTTTTAACGGTGCGCTGCGCGATATGTGGAACCCGAATTGTAAAGGCGATCCTGCAAAAGTGACTGACGCTTATTATCATTGTGCTACTACTGATTATGGTGGTGTTCATACCAATTCCAGCGTCCTGAATCATGCATATGCATTACTGGTAGATGGTGGCACTTACAATGGACAAACCATCACAGGTATTGGACTAACAAAAGCGGCACATATTTTCTGGCATGCACAGTCTACTTATATGACGAGTACAACAGATTTTTCTTCACTGGCCGATATGCTCGAAACTTCATTGGATGATCTGAAGGGGCTTGATCTTGAAGGACTTTCTACTACAACCGCAGCCGGCCCTTCAGGACAGATCCTTACAACAGATGACGCTGCCCAACTGAAAAAAGTATTACTTGCAGTAGAACTGAGAAGTGAAACGAATTGCAACTTCCAGCCGATTCTTCAGCCGCTTGCAGCTATTTGTTCCGGTGGTGAAGCTGCAAATGCTATTTTTTATGAAGATTTTGAAAACGGATTAGGCGCCTGGACAGTTTCCAATACAGGAAGTACCGGCACCTGGACACCCAGGAACTGGGCACTGAAGACATCTGCTCCTGCCGGAAGAGCGGGCAAAGTGGTTTACGGTGTGGATTATACCGGCGGAGATTGCGGTGCTGATCTTCAAAACGGTGTTATTAGCTTTACCAGCCCTGTTATTACCATACCAGCCGGATCTGACGGCCCGTTCAACATGGCTTTTGATCATTACATTGCAACAGAAGCAGGATATGACGGTGGTAATATCAGATACAGGATCAATGGCGGTACCTGGGTACTTGTTCCGGTTTCCGCGTTTATAGCAAACGGATATAACGTTACCCTGCAAACAACCGCTAATGGAAATAATAACCCATTACAAGGCCAGGCGGCTTATTCAGGTTCTGATCCGGGATCTAATATAAGCACCTGGGGACAAAGCAGGATAAACCTTTCAGCTCTGGGGCTTACCGTCGGACAAACTATCCAGTTTCGCTTCGATATGGGAACAGATGGGTGTGGTGGCTCAGATGGCTGGTATATTGACGACGTCAGGGTTTATACTTGCGCAGAAACCTCTGTTCAGTTTACGGCAGCAACTACTATGGTGAACGAAGGTGAGGCAACGATCACGAGCCCTGCACCCAACGAATGCCTAACGTACGTTGAAAAAATCATTACGGTTAAAATCAACAAAACGCCTTCTGCACCGGTAACTGTTACCCTGAACACACCAACAGGAACTGCCACACAAGGCGCCACAGCGGATTATTCGATTACACCGGCTTCCTTTACATTACAGGCAGGTACTTTATCCAGGGATGTAACAGTAAGAATATACAACGATGCTTATGTAGAAGGAAATGAGACCATTGTCCTGACTTATTCTTTGAATGCAGGGGCAGGTAATGCTTTTGCAGCGGACGCCAACCAGGAACATATAATTACCATAGCCGACGATGATATTATTCCGGGTGTGACAACTTTGGATGTACTTTCGGCAAATTTCAATACTGGACTGCCAGCCGGATGGAATATTGTAGGCGGAGGATCATACCCTGCAACATGGGGAGTAGTATCGTTTTCAAATGTGGCACTGGATCCTGCAGGAACTCCGCTCCTGTTCATCAGTAGTGACGCCGCAGGTGAGGTACCGCTGGATAAAATAGTGGAATCTGCTCCTTTTAATTCAGTCGGAATGTCTGCTATTAATTTATCTTTCATTGAGTATTTCAGGATATATAACGGAGGTTTCGCCGAAAAAGGGCTTGTGGATGTATGGGATGGCAGCGCGTGGCAAAATGTATTTACACAAACCCAGGCAACCGGTACATCCGGAACGTGGACCGCTCCGGCAACACGAAATATTTCGATTCCTGCGGAGTATGCCAATGCAGCTATGAAAATCCGTTTCCGGTATATTGCTAACTATGATTATTGGTGGGCAATCGACAATGTGAAAATAACAGGCAACATTCCTAAGGAAATCCAGAGTTCGGTATCTTCCACTGCGGATGCACAATATCTGGGGCCCGATGCTACTGCTTATTTCTATGATCCGGCTACCGGGAGCCTGATGGTAAAAATCGAAAACCTGACTGCGTTTGATTATGGCTGTACATCAGTCGAAATTGACAGAGCCGGAACGGATGGAACAACTTGGTTTGGGCCTTACCATATAACCAATAAAACTTTCAAAGTAACGCCGGCCAATACCAATGCGGCTGGTAGTTATAAGATCACTCTGTATTATAAAGCTTCAGAATTGTCTGCCTTTAAATCCAACGTTACTTCAATGGGTAAAAGCGAAGGTGGTATAGGAGCAGGAAATGTAGGATCTACGTCGTTTGCAGAAGTTCAGATAAGTGCTGCATTCAATACTGATTATGCTTATACAGCCACTTTCGATTCAGGCTTTTCAGGTTTTGGATTGTCAGATGCACCGCCTGTAGGTTCACTTCCGGTAACGCTTGTAAAATTTGAAGGAAAACATACTGCTGAGGGAAACCTGTTAAACTGGACAACGACCGCTGAAGTGAATAACGACTATTTCACAATTGAGAAAACACTGAACGGCAGAAACTTTACAGAGATTGGAAGGCTTGCAGGAAATGGAAATTCATCGGTAACAAATAATTATAAATTCACTGATACCGATTATCTGAAAGGTGTAAGTTATTATCGCCTCAAACAGGTAGACAAAGACGGAACGCATGCTTATAGCCGCATTATTTCTATAGATGCACTGAACACCCGGGATTTGAAATTTTTCCCTAATCCGGTTCAGTCACTGCTGACTGTGGAATTGCCCGATCCGGCAATGAAATCCGTACATGTACGGGTAATTAATGCAGCAGGACAGGAAATTATTGTCAGAAAAAACATGACAATTAAGAATGGCAGTATTAATCTGGATATGGATAAATTACCAACAGGTATTTACCAGGTTGTGCTTTCCGGAGAAAAGAAAACTTACAATATGTCTGTACTGAAACTCTAA